In the Triticum aestivum cultivar Chinese Spring chromosome 2B, IWGSC CS RefSeq v2.1, whole genome shotgun sequence genome, CACTGGATAATAAAATAAGTAGAGAGGACAGGCTGTCCCAGCACCCATATAAAAGCTCTTCATTAATCCAAAGAATTAAGTCCAACAATCAAACAATGTGGGTAGAAGTACCGGCGCGTTGAGCTACCAAGAAGTGATTACAAGTTTTCATATGCTATGACTACAAGTCTACAGGGTATCATTCGCAGGAAAAGATAGTACATTAAAGTAATACTAACATACTGTACCTCACGAAAAAGAGCGCGGATATGTTTCATCTCTTTCTCACTTAAGTCTAGAAAGACCTGAAAAGATTGGCAACATGCAAACATTAGGTATAGATGTTAAAGGAATACATACAAGATCGATACAAAATCTTATTTCACTGGTAGTCAAGGTTCCACATATTCTGTATAGATAAATAAGAAAAATTGAGCATTTAAAAGAGACAACCAAGTCAACAGAAGAAGGCCCAGAAACAATTGGAGTTGGTGATTAACAGATCTCATGCAAATCATTCTGAATTGTTTATCGTaaactttgatgtaaggcaaaatGAAATTTTGTAGATACAGTAAGTTCAGTTCTGTTTTTCATCTTTATCTCGGAAATAAACCCAATGAGGTTACCTGTTGCCTACGCTTAACAGGCAACTCCGAAAGAACATCTTTCTTCAACCTGCGTATCATGACAGTTGCTTTCATCAAATTATGCAGCTCCTCATGATTGCTAGCGCCTTGATATAGCCCAAAATACCCCTGGGAAAGAATCACAGTAAATAGTCATAATTGGTGACAGAAAATGAAGAAAGCAATTTCGTTAAGCTAGTACTTACACCTTTGCAGTATCTAGTGCCATATTCATTTACATTCTTGTAGACAGTAGGATATAACGCCTGGAGCTGCAAAAGTAGAGAATTAGTTGCTTCTCTACGGTGGAAAATTTCCTGTCGTCAAGTATGTGCAACTAAATCTCAAAACAGCCTGTACCTGAGTAAACAACTCGATGGGGCGAGATAAGGCAGGCGTTCCACTTAGCAAAACCACATATTGGGCTTTCTGTGAGTATGAAGTCACAATTGATTAATTTTGTTGATATTGTCATGTAATTTATCTTTTAGTACGCTGTAATTAGGCAAGAAATTGATCGATGGAATGAAACCCGAGAAAGCACAATACATCCTAAGGAACTGGTGGCATTAACGGGAAAAAAATATTCAAGGTCACAGCATGTACTCTCTCCATTTCACTGTAAATTTGTTCACACCCCACCATGCACCCAGACCAAGGAAGCACCAAGTCTAAGAAACATTTAATGAGAGAAATGACTGTGCATAGCCCCAACTAAGTGACACACTACAGCTACTTAACAATAATCTAAAATGTTTTAGTATGATAGAGAGCAGCAACATTGCAATAACTATACACATAATTCCCTCGATGGATGAACAATTGGAGACAGAGACATGAGACCCTCGAGGTCATGGACAAATGTAGCAAAACGAAAGAAGTAAATTCTAATGAATGTTTGGAAATTCTGGTCATCAGAAGGGCTAGTATGAAATAACTAGGCAAGAACACCAAATGATCAAACTGTGAGCGGCATTTGGTTGGGATAAAGTGATGCAAACTACCCAAATTTATCCAACCTATTCAACCAAATTAAACTGTAACAACGTATACAAAGAAATTTCTGCTCCAGAAATAAAACTCGTTCCCCCATAAGAGACATCAAACCTGCAGAACAGGAAGTGAAGCGATTGTTCTCTTTGCTTGGCCATTCTTCAGGAAGTGTGACTCATCAGCTATAACTATCTGAACGAAAATCATTCAAAAGCAAgtataaatggattatgaatagcAATATTCTGAGTTCATGGTAATTAGGACACAATTACGATAGAGGTCAGGTTGCTATATTCACAATACAGAGTGAAGCGAATATCCATATGATGGGGGTACAATGGAACATGTTTATCCTTTTATTTTCCATTGGCAAGAAACCTAATTGATGTGCTTGCATACGGAAGCACCAACCAGAGTCAACAAATGCATCATCACAAAATGGAACTTATCAGTTTCTTCGCAAGGTTTAGATGGAACTCATTTGTCAGTCCCATAGGTGAAACCTCAATCCCTTAAGTACTCCTGATTTAATGAATTGGGGTAAATTATAATTAATGCTGCCAACAGGCTACAGTGCTCTCAATACAATAAAATTCTTGAGACATCAAATACATTGGTTGCTCTATTCGATGCTAAATGGCATCCCTAAaacaataactaaaaaaatctttaTAAAAGCAGTCTTTCATCTACATGCACGGCCTTTCCCGTCTACTTGAAATCTGTGTAATCATGCTCATTACTTCAGTGTAAGTGCAAATGCTGGATGCAGGATTATGCCTGCAATCAATCATATGGCTGGGTGCCGTGTCAGTCATTTGGTGAAAGAATTAAAGTTTCATACTCGAATAAGTTATTTTGCAGCTATGGCAGGCTGTGCAGCACACACACCACCCTCTCCAACGAGCCAGACCAGCTGATCTGGAAGTGGTCTGCCAATGGCACCTACTATGCAAACCAGGATCAATGCTGGACCGCTGATAGGCTTACTTGCCATGGACTCCAGCACCATCCCCGCTGCCTCACCAAGTCCCGGAAACTATACAGCATCTGCTGCTGGACTGCCCCTTCGCCTGCCACACCTGGCATGAAATCCTAGCTTGGCTCAGAATGACGATCCGTGCACCAAACCATGAAGCTACACTAATGGATTGGTGGCTGTGTGCAAAACAGGACACGCCAACGCTGCAACGCAAGGGTCTGGCATCTATCACCCTTCTCGTGCCTTGGATGGTCTGGAAACACCGGAACGAGTGGTCTTCGAGGGTGCCCAACCTTCAATCGCTACACTAGTTGGCATGATCAAAGACAAGGCCTCCTCCTGGGCAAAGGCTGGCGCTCGAGGGCTGAGGGTTGTACTGCCCTCAAACTGGGATGTTCCTTAATTTTCTTTCATCTTTTTTGTACCCTGCACCTCCTCGGAGGATTGTAACTGAACTTTTGCCTTTTCAATGCAAAGAAAGGCAAAGGTATTttgctttttctaaaaaaaaaaacaAGTTATTTTGCAAGAAATCTGTGCTGTTGGTTCATGTGTTCAGTTGCTAAATGGTAAACAACAGCCTGTGTACTGGGAAGTAGGAACACATTCTGTGGAAATTTAAAATCACACAGCCCATATCCATGAATGAAACAGAAGATTAGATGAATCCATACCTTAAAATCCAAGTCCAGAAGAGTGCTTTGTATCTTGGGGACTACATCATAAGATATGACATTGAACAACCCATCCAAGTGAAAATCTCCTTTGGTATTTGAATACACCAATCTGAATCCTGCCTTATTTGATCCTCCAGTTTGTGGTAACACCACCTGAAAAAAATGTTGTTGATATCCATGGATAGAAGGAAATAAGATGTATATTGTCTGTTTCCTTAAGATTTGTCTAGCTATGTAAATTTACTTCCGCAACAAATTCCAATTATCAAAAAACTTCCGTATgatatgaactactccctccgtttctaaatagaagtctttttagagatttcaatacggacaTATATAGAtgtttttagagtgtagattcactcattttgctttgtatgtagtccatattggaatctctaaaaaggcttatatttaggaacggagggagtattaatttgcAGTACAACTACCATAAATGTGGTTTAGTTGGGAACTGCTCATGGTTTAACAGTTCCTTCATTTCTTCAGCGAGTGACACCATCAACTGTAGCAACTTATCACCTTGTGTGATACTAGAATTTGCAAACAATAGAGCACTAGACTACACAAAACGTGGGAGTAACATCAGCTTCTTATAGCCAGTGCTTTGAAGATAATTTTTTTATAATCTGATGCTACAGTCTATTCATGTTCGTCTGAATGGCATAAGAAGTTAAAAACACTTCAAAGAAAGTGCAGGGTGAAAAGTAAAGAGTTAAATTTTGTTCACGTAGGAAATGAAATATTGGAGCAACATATGTTCAGAAAATATGGCCTTACATTAAGAGATGGTTATGATTATGCTCAAATATGGTTAAGGGGAAGAATATGAATAGAATGTTCAACATAGTAAAAAAAAGTGTCCATCCTTGTTCACCTGACCACGCAAATCAACCTATCATTGAAGGAAACAAACATGCAAGACGTATGATGTTTTTTCTATGTGCCACAAGATCATGTCCAATAGAAATAAGGGGCAGATTCGCTGTGGAAAGAATTTGACACAAGTACATTTCCTGGTAAACCAGAAATGGGGAAAGGGATTTAGAACAATTATGAAAATCTAGTTAAGAATATTTATGATCAAGCAATTGATGTAGGTCAGTAGGTGAGAGATTTTAAGAGCAACCAATCCGAAAGAAGTGTTTACACTGAAAAAAAAAGAGGATATACCAAGATATCTTCCGTAGGGATGTTAAGCCACTGCTGAATCATCTGTTATAATCGCAAAGCAGCAAATTCAAATCCCCCTTGAGGATAAAGGAAACTGCTGTTCAAATATAAATATGAGTTTTACAAGTAGGAGATACTTACAGAAGCCCAATGTAATCGCAATGAAGATGGAGAGATAACAAGAACTGGCCAGGCATCATGAAGGCAAGAAGCAACAGCAATTGCCTACATAGAGAAAAGGCAACAAAAACAATGCCTGAAAGATTTGACGTTGTTGTCTTGTGCATTTTCGCTCGCCAGGTTTGAAAGTTACTGACTGCATGCTGCCGAGCAAAACGAATGACACAAATCCTTCCCCTGGGCGAGACGGTCATGTGCATCTGTATGTGTGGCGATCCTTTGCTATTTTTTCAGGGTGTGTGGGTGTGGCGTGCGTTTGGGGCGGGGGtatttttgcccccccccccctctctctgtaGTTTTTTTTCATCTTAATGAAATAATACGGAGGTCTCCTGCGTGTTGTAGAAAAAGAAGTGATGATGGTCCACAGAGAATGTATAAATTACCTGCAATGTCTTTCCAAGACCCATTTCATCTGCTATCAGCACTCTGCCCCCATGTTGCAAAGCGAACCTACAATAACGAGAAAGAAAGGGTACAACGTTCAACTATGGGAAGGTACCACGGACCTTTAGTTCTTTTCAGCCAAATCCAAATGTGCTGAGTTCTTGGGGACCAAATAAGCAACTTACATCCCATTTTACAACCTAATAATGTTACAACCCAAGTAATAGATGTTGACGGGCACCCTCAGCACCATACTGTGATGGCATGACCAGGAACCATGAAGGTGTCAGTGGTACACAGGGAGGTAAGACGTACGTAGACTGGGGACGGACGAAAGCAGCCAGGATTTCAGGCAGTGGCGAAGCCACACATGAGCTGTGTAGTCCATTGACTACACAACTTTTTGCAAGAAACGTCCTACAACAAATAGACATCATGCAAAAAAGTCCTACAAATGTATGCTCCTGACTACACAAGATTCAATTGACTACCCATGATTGAATACCTGGCACAGCCACTGATTTCAGGATCAATTTCTTGCTTAATCTATTAGGCCTAGTATATGATTGATGTGTCACTGCCTAGTCTTGATTAAGGGCCATGGTTATCTGCTACATTTAACATCCTATAACTGTACGACAACTAAGTGATTAAGTTCAACATTACACCACATGTATGAATCTAAGAAAAGACATTTCCCACTGTTATGAGCAAGGATGTTGGATATACCTGACCCCGTCACGCTGAAAGGGCATAAGCTTCGACTCAACATCCGCTGGAATCTTGTCATACAAACCTTCCGCAAAACAAAAACAATAAAAAGAACAGTTAGATTAGCATTTTAGGAGAAAAATAGAGAAATGATTAGGCAATGGAAGCCTCACAGCTGAACGCAAGACCTATCTGGGAAAATTAAATGTTTGCACAGGTCATTTGGATTTACACCTATGTGATACTGTTGAagaaatattttacttctgcaTAGTTTATTATGTActtcctctgtaaataaatatgAGACGTTTTAGATctctaaaatagtgatctaaaacgtcttatatatgtttacagagggagtatctaacTGGACTAGAGGTTACTAGAAAGTAACACAGGTCTTAATATCTCAAGTGCATGTAATTTTGTCCGTTCAAACAGCATCTTAGCAACGAGCGGATGAAAAAACATAAGCATGTGGTGTTTCCAATGTTTACTTTAGAAATTTAGATACCTCGAAGATCTTTGGCAGCTAAAGCAGCAGCAAAAGCCCGCTGAACTAACGGGTCCAATTTTTGAACCTGACAGGTAAGTAAATGTACATGTTATGGTCAAAAATGAATTGTCTCTAGATGCACTACCAGCATAAAATAAAAACATCCAAATAACAACCAATTTGGTGGATCCAGGAACCAACAGGTTATTATTCACAGGCCAGAAACTGTTAGTTACTCTTGCTTGAGGTGTAGAAAAGGCTCCAATTGCACAGACGACAGCACACTGAGGCCTATGTCTTGGGCCTTGTGGCTATGGAATTCTTTTTTCCGAGAAATTGAAAATACAAGCTTCCCAAAGTACCTTGAAATAACAAGAATAGTGGACCGCGCACACCAATGGCCTCACAAACAATAATACTTGACACTTTTGACTTTTCAAAGTCTGTGAGATGCTACTTACAAACTTTCGCCACTAATTTTTACAACTTTACATTAAGATGTGCTAGTAGAATTATGACTTTACAGAAAAATAACCAATCTAATGGTATATTCCGTATATAGCCAACCTAGATTTAAATTCATTTCCAGTCAAACTTTAGAAGTCTAATTCTAGGATGTCAGGTAAAACCAACAGGGGTAGTATTTTCTTCAACAACATCTAAAAAACTTGTATTATATATTCTCAACCCCAGAAGCTAATAAACATCATGAGAATGACTCAGTCGCTGAGTAGGAATGAGCAGTTCAGCCAACCAGTCAATAAGGCAATAGAACAAATTCAACGAAACAAAATAGAAGATCACTACTAGAAACAGCAACAAAGCTATTCAAAGTGCACAAAATAACTGTTACCTCAACAACTAATCCAGGTACGGCATGAAGAACTTCCTCCGCTATTGATAAACATGTCGGAGGGAACGTCCACACCCTAAGAATTTCACAAACCGAACCAAGAATAAGTTATGTGTTTTACATAAGGCATCAAACTTTACTATGCTATAGAAAACATCTGGTGAAACTGTCAAGTAACAGAATAAGGGAACCTTTCTTTTCCATTCCAGCTAGCTTTCGGGATCTTGTGAAATGCATCCACGAGTTTCTGAGAGAGAAACGGGAAAAAGAAAATATATTGTAGACAATATAATTCTGTGGCAACTGATTAAAGATTTGGCCGCTGATGATAAAGGCAAAATGAGATGTATAGATATGTTAGGCAATAAGGGAAATGTACCTGGTGATAGGGGAACTTCGCTGCAATCACACCACTAGAATGAAGGAAAAGATGTATAGATATCTTAGGCCAGCTGCTCTGACTATTATTCACTTCAATGACAATTGAAAGGAAGAATCAGATGGGCCACAATTCATGTTAGAATAAGCAGAAAACGTACAGAATGTTGTATACCTGCATTTGGTTGACTAAGCCGAGAAGGTGAAAGTGATTCTGCCTGAAAAATAATGAAGGAATAATAAGGAATAGTATACAGATTTCCTTTGTCAGCAAGATGGAAGTTGGTAATGTAACACAAAATAGATAAATTTCTGCTTCCATCGACATGTATATCTCCATAATCAACTCAAAACAACGGAATCGCAGATGAGGCCATTAATAGAACAATTCCAAATATCCAACCTCTGAAGAACGAAGAACGCATTTTTCATTGCATGCCCCAAAGGCTATCAAAGTATTGTGTGCAGTTCAAAATAAAATGCTGACAGTATCTGCATCAAGATTTATCATGATGGGCAACTCAAAACAACAGAATAGCAAATGATACTCCTAAAAATGTCCAACGCTCTGAATAATTAAGAATGAATTGTTCATTGCATGCCCCAAAGGCCATCAAAGTATCGCATGCAGTTTTACAAAAAATGTTGACTATAGCTGCGTCAAGATTTATCTCATGTTTAGAAATTTGTATCAGCTTATTTCCAAAATTACCATCTTTTGACAAGACAAGTTGTACTTAACAAGGCTTCCAAACCACAGAATTTCAATTGTCAATGCAACAGTCAGCAAGAGAAACTGAAATGCGCTTGAAAAAAAAATGTTAACTACAGCCATCTAAGTTTGTTCCAGACCACCAAACCCAGACCATTGGACATCCAAACTTCCAAGTCATGGTTCAAAGGtgctagatactccctccgtcccaaaataagtgtctcaactttgtactagctctagtacaaatttgtactaagctcaagacacttattttgggacggagggagtagttctttacCAAAAAGATGGAATCAAATACCTTGAACATTTCAAACTTAATGCTGAAATTATGATATGCACAAAAAGGTGAGCCTAAAAAGTAAAAACCAACGTCCAAATTCAACATACTTCATACAGAAAGCTTAGTTTCTCTTAAATCTATAAACTACAAAGAATAAAGAAAATTTCGTTGACAGATTTACCACAATACAAACGCATTAAGCTAAACCCCTAGCACATTTCCGACCAAATCACCAACCCACGAATCTTGGGCAAGAACATGTCGATTTCTTTCAAGAAATCACTACTGCATTCACGAAAGCTAGGTAAAAGAAAGAAGGGGATTTACCACGGTGAACAGTACTGCATTCACGAAATGGCCCGTCATTCCAAATTCATTGGACATTGCAGCAACAAAGATTTCCAATTTTCCGTGTCACGCACAAACCCAATCCCTAGTATTCAAACAATAAACTGCCAAAAAATACCTCTCCCAAACAGCAAAAGAACAGAGGAAACCCTAACCTTGCCGAAGCGAGACTCCAGGGAGACCCTGGAGGCGGGGTGCTCGTTCCTGAGCGGCGAAGAGAGCGTGGCCGCCGGCGATAGGGCGCGGTTGGGGAGCGGCGAGATTGCgggggcggtggaggcggcggaagAGGAAGCCTTGCGCTCCGCAATCGCGCGGTAGGCGTCCTGCTCGAGCTTGTCGTACTGCTCCTCGCTTAGGCCCCAGTCGTCGTCGTCTAAGCCGCCCCAGCCGCCGGCGCCGCCTAGGCCCGCCATTTTCAGGCGGGCGTTTTGGGAGGGAGCTGTTTTGGCAAGGGAGAGGGTCAGAGGGGGGGAAAGGGAAGTAGGGCGTCTCAAACGGCGGTGCTCAACGGCGGGATCCCGATATAGAGGAAAGGAAAACAAGTCTTTgcaaaatacgtctacatacatctcttttatccattttgatgacaattaTTTCCGAACGGAGGAAATAGTATATTTAGCATGTTTTCATTTTAGGGCATATCCAACTATCGACCCCAACCCTCCGCAAGCATCCCAAACGGTCCGGACATTGTAAGCCATCCAATGGATCGTGCGTTTATCCGTGGATCAGTTCACGTGTCTGTTTTCCCGTAAACTGGATAAATCAAATAACTTTGCAACATAAAACTGAGGCAGGGACCGCGCATTTGAAGTTGGGCGCACTGTTTCCACGGTAAGAATAAAACTCTCTCAACCCTATCCTCTATCATCCCGTCACTCTTCACCTCAATTTTCCCCTTTGTTTTGTCACCGCCGCCGGTAGAGTACCGGAACAGGTAAAAGAGCATGGTGcctccatgtttggttttggtaattgatgacaatccctGTGGATTAATGGTTGTCTTGAgctatatttgaagggtttgtccatagacATTTTTTTAAGTCCATTAGTTGGTTTCAAGGGGATTATGtaatgaccaaggtgctattcaaggactTATCCAAAGATTGATCAATGTGTGAGTTGAGCCTATTGAAAGCATGTCttaaagaagaagattgtgtgaacattcatgtttaccttcaagacatcatctttaTGGAGAGAAGATAAGGTACAAAGTTGGTCAAGACAAAGTACAAGAGTggattcaagttgatcaagacaaaaagcgtagaagatgtaccgagtgaAATCAAGGGATCTCATtatatggtaagcattgtccattacgctttgtgtactaacccatgtgaaaggacatgtggtgtccccatgtgtggttttggtaattgatgacaatgtctatggactaatggttgccttgagttatatttgaagggtttgtccataggcttttcttggagtccatttgttggtttcaaggagagtttgtgatgaccaaggtgctattaaggaattattcaAAGATTGGTCTTATGAGTATTGAGCTTatagcaagcatgtcttgaagaaaaagagtgtgtgatcattcatgtttaccttcaagacatcatccaaatgaagagagttggaaagattcaagcttgatcaagactaagtcaaagaatgaatcaagttgatcaatacacaaagcatagaagatgtaccgagagggatcaagcgatcccatggtatggtaagcatggtcaattatgctttgtgtactaacccatggtcttcgtgagagttctttgtggggttaggttgcagtgtgcaagttcaagtaggatcatcacgaagagatcatatgcttgaagcttgccatccattgtggcgacaatggacttgtgaagatgtgcagaagagtggctcacccatagtggagtatgagggagcaatctactagtcttcgtcgagccaacgcaatcaagaaaggtggtccatcttgaggaggagaagatcgtcatcatctagctcaagtggatcatgtgcaaggcaaatgtttgcccttgataggttttctattttaccagtctcacggtagttgtgggagaccgggttataggatcgattgccgtactatcaaggggggctctcgatgagttgcttgatcgtatcgttcgtagagagctcaaaccattgcatccttgcatcatctttattggttcttgtttggttcttctccttgtgagatttggagcttatggtaatttttatgacaagctcgagttcatcgaaaacggagttcacttgcatcttctatgatgttttcgatgttggagggtatgccggttcttctctgttggaggtttcactcctttgtttgttaggcatacctcccctgcctcttctttgatgctactcgttgtcttgtatccaacaagcttgagtttgctcaattcggagctcatatgaagaagttatggcttttctgtttttctccctgctctggtctgagcggtagtaccgtgggccggagcggtagtaccgcttgggtgctacaagcggcagtaccgctccacagcggtagtaccgcttgtagcccGAGCCGTAGTACCGTTGCGGTTTCGTGCTAgtgccgcctcgattcgagggctcgtTTTTCGTGTCGGACTTTCTGGTACCAGCTGCGGCAggagtggcggtagtaccgctccggagcggtagtaccgcgaggaggagcggtagtaccgcttaggctgttaagcggtagtaccactggcctagcggtagtaccgctctctacgGGACTGGTAGGGGGGGTAACGTTTGGATttttcccctcctataaaagggggtcttcttccccaatgaacattatcctttaagctcgtgttctccccccattgttgacctccttcgagcttgctaactctcaatccctccatggattcttgctagtttttgagggaaaagagagaggagatctagatccacatttccaccaatcactttctcctctatgtgaggggaaccccttggatcttgatcttggagttcttggtgttctccttcttgttcttcctctctttttcctccctagcattagttgcttcggtgggatttgagagagaaggacttgggcactccgtgtgcccttgccattgcatttggtgcatcggtttgagttctccacgtgatacgtggaagttacaagttgagaagcttattactcttgggtgtttgggcaccctagagcttgttcctcttaggtgccttggtgccctagacggttggtggtgttcggagctcaatcattgtggtgtaaagctccgagcaagtgtcggggtctccaattaggttgtggagatcgccccgagcaatttgaagggtaccggtgaccgcccccaagggttgccaaagtgtacgggttcggtgaccgcccccaagggtcgccatttgtacgggttcggtgaccgccctcaagggtcccttagtggaatcacggcatcttgcattgtgcgagggcgtgaggagattacggtggccctagtggcttcttggggagcattgtgcctccacaccgctccaaacggagattagcatccgcaagggtgtgaacttcgggatacatcgtcgtctctgcgtgcctcggttatctcttacccgagcccttttacttatgcactttactttgtgatagccatattgttctttgtcatatatcttgctatcacatagttgcttatcttgcttagcataagttgttggtgcacataggtgagcctagttgttgtaggttttgtgcttgacaaattaaccgttaggtttattccacatttgttcaagcctaaaccgtaattattttaaagcacctattcacccccccccctctaggcgacatcctcgatctttcaccaTGGTTCATTTGTGTGGTGGTTCCATGTGGGGTTACGTATCGtattgtgcaagttcaagtgaagcatcacgaagagataatgcttgaagcttgtcgtccattgtggtgacaatggacatgTGAAAATGTGCCGAAGAGTGgttcacccatagtggagtataggggagcaatctactagtttTCATCGAGCCAGCGctatcaagaaaggtggtccaacttgaggaggtCAAAATCGTCATCATCTAGCTAAAGTGGATtatgcgcaaggcaaaggtttgtccttgataggttttctattttactggtctcatggtgttagttgggagaccaggtgataggatcgatagtcgtactatcaaggggggctcttgagtgagtagcttgatcgtatcattcatagagagctcaaacccatTGCATCCtttcatcatctttcttggttcttgtttggtgtttctctttgt is a window encoding:
- the LOC123044062 gene encoding SWI/SNF-related matrix-associated actin-dependent regulator of chromatin subfamily A-like protein 1 isoform X2 codes for the protein MAGLGGAGGWGGLDDDDWGLSEEQYDKLEQDAYRAIAERKASSSAASTAPAISPLPNRALSPAATLSSPLRNEHPASRVSLESRFGKAESLSPSRLSQPNAVNNSQSSWPKISIHLFLHSSGVIAAKFPYHQKLVDAFHKIPKASWNGKERVWTFPPTCLSIAEEVLHAVPGLVVEVQKLDPLVQRAFAAALAAKDLRGLYDKIPADVESKLMPFQRDGVRFALQHGGRVLIADEMGLGKTLQAIAVASCLHDAWPVLVISPSSLRLHWASMIQQWLNIPTEDILVVLPQTGGSNKAGFRLVYSNTKGDFHLDGLFNVISYDVVPKIQSTLLDLDFKIVIADESHFLKNGQAKRTIASLPVLQKAQYVVLLSGTPALSRPIELFTQLQALYPTVYKNVNEYGTRYCKGGYFGLYQGASNHEELHNLMKATVMIRRLKKDVLSELPVKRRQQVFLDLSEKEMKHIRALFRELETVKIKMQSCDSQEMIDSLKFNQKNIINKIYNDSADAKIPAVLDYLATVIEADCKFLIFAHHQPMIEAIHQHLLKKKVKCIRIDGQTPVAVRQNLVTDFQNKDDIKAAVLSIKAGGVGLTLTAASTVIFAELSWTPGDIIQAEDRAHRIGQVSSVNIYYLLANDTVDDIIWDVVQGKLENLGQMLDGQEKTLNVSQSETRPSPSKQKTLDTYLKRCSTSTEAQPSPKSRRF
- the LOC123044062 gene encoding SWI/SNF-related matrix-associated actin-dependent regulator of chromatin subfamily A-like protein 1 isoform X3; amino-acid sequence: MSNEFGMTGHFVNAVLFTVAESLSPSRLSQPNAVNNSQSSWPKISIHLFLHSSGVIAAKFPYHQKLVDAFHKIPKASWNGKERVWTFPPTCLSIAEEVLHAVPGLVVEVQKLDPLVQRAFAAALAAKDLRGLYDKIPADVESKLMPFQRDGVRFALQHGGRVLIADEMGLGKTLQAIAVASCLHDAWPVLVISPSSLRLHWASMIQQWLNIPTEDILVVLPQTGGSNKAGFRLVYSNTKGDFHLDGLFNVISYDVVPKIQSTLLDLDFKIVIADESHFLKNGQAKRTIASLPVLQKAQYVVLLSGTPALSRPIELFTQLQALYPTVYKNVNEYGTRYCKGGYFGLYQGASNHEELHNLMKATVMIRRLKKDVLSELPVKRRQQVFLDLSEKEMKHIRALFRELETVKIKMQSCDSQEMIDSLKFNQKNIINKIYNDSADAKIPAVLDYLATVIEADCKFLIFAHHQPMIEAIHQHLLKKKVKCIRIDGQTPVAVRQNLVTDFQNKDDIKAAVSWKRAPSLGHGRYVCLIFNNKANNHEDLKADVLSIKAGGVGLTLTAASTVIFAELSWTPGDIIQAEDRAHRIGQVSSVNIYYLLANDTVDDIIWDVVQGKLENLGQMLDGQEKTLNVSQSETRPSPSKQKTLDTYLKRCSTSTEAQPSPKSRRF
- the LOC123044062 gene encoding SWI/SNF-related matrix-associated actin-dependent regulator of chromatin subfamily A-like protein 1 isoform X1 — translated: MAGLGGAGGWGGLDDDDWGLSEEQYDKLEQDAYRAIAERKASSSAASTAPAISPLPNRALSPAATLSSPLRNEHPASRVSLESRFGKAESLSPSRLSQPNAVNNSQSSWPKISIHLFLHSSGVIAAKFPYHQKLVDAFHKIPKASWNGKERVWTFPPTCLSIAEEVLHAVPGLVVEVQKLDPLVQRAFAAALAAKDLRGLYDKIPADVESKLMPFQRDGVRFALQHGGRVLIADEMGLGKTLQAIAVASCLHDAWPVLVISPSSLRLHWASMIQQWLNIPTEDILVVLPQTGGSNKAGFRLVYSNTKGDFHLDGLFNVISYDVVPKIQSTLLDLDFKIVIADESHFLKNGQAKRTIASLPVLQKAQYVVLLSGTPALSRPIELFTQLQALYPTVYKNVNEYGTRYCKGGYFGLYQGASNHEELHNLMKATVMIRRLKKDVLSELPVKRRQQVFLDLSEKEMKHIRALFRELETVKIKMQSCDSQEMIDSLKFNQKNIINKIYNDSADAKIPAVLDYLATVIEADCKFLIFAHHQPMIEAIHQHLLKKKVKCIRIDGQTPVAVRQNLVTDFQNKDDIKAAVSWKRAPSLGHGRYVCLIFNNKANNHEDLKADVLSIKAGGVGLTLTAASTVIFAELSWTPGDIIQAEDRAHRIGQVSSVNIYYLLANDTVDDIIWDVVQGKLENLGQMLDGQEKTLNVSQSETRPSPSKQKTLDTYLKRCSTSTEAQPSPKSRRF